TCGACCCACGCTATGTGCTTTTGGATTCCATCTATGAGGATTCCGAGACGAACCTCCCTGGTCTGACCGACCTGACTAGAGAGACAGTCGTGACCCGCAGGCAGGTCGCACAGACGGGTGGGAAGATCTGGGATTACACGGAGATCGTCGTTTCCATCACCGGTGGGCGCCTCAAGAACGACATCTACCGGAAACTGATCCTAGGGATGCCCTGACATGAACGAGAATCGAATGAAGAACGAGGGAGGCTTCTCGCTCATCGAAATGATCATCGCGATCATGATCTATGGGATCGTACTCTCTGTGGCGATCGGTTTCGTTGCCCAACAGAACAAGTTGTTCCACCTGGGTATGGACCGGATGACGTCGCTTCAGAACCTCCGCTACGCTCTCCAGAGCCTAGAGACGGATATTCCGACGCTCGGGACCAACCTTCCGGGGAATCAGCCGGGACTCGTCTACGCCGGCGCGGACATCCTCGCCTTCACGGGTGACTACGCGTCCAACGTCCCAAACGATGTCTTCGCCTCGTATATCGACCTCGGTGCACCAACCGGTCAGGTGTCGGTTCCGACAACGAGCCAAACGCTCCCGAATACGAGTTTCACCTGGCCGGATACACTGTATCGGACAAACGCTGGCACACGGTCTCCTGCGGAGCTTCTGATGTACTGGTTCAGTCAGGATTCCACGACGACGCGCACGGACGACTACGTGATGTACCGCCAGGTGAACACGGCCGACCCAGAAGTCGTCACACGGAACGTGTTAGCCGCCGAGGGTAGCGTACCGTTCTTCCGCTACATCAGGAGAATCGACTACGCGAGTCAGGCATCCACGATCGACAGCATTCCAGATAGCCAACTCCCCATCCGCCACATCGAACGATTTCATGCGGTTGCGGCGGACACTGGAGCATCGGCATTGACGGATTCGATTCGGGCGGTCCGTGTGTCGTTCCGCACGACGAATGGGGTCACAACGGGCAACGAACGCATAGCGTCCGTGAGTCGAATTATTTACATGCCGAACGCGGGCTTCGGAACGACCATGACATGTGGGTCTGAGCCCATCCTCGGCACCACGCTGGCCGCCGTGCCGTTCGA
The genomic region above belongs to Longimicrobiales bacterium and contains:
- a CDS encoding prepilin-type N-terminal cleavage/methylation domain-containing protein → MNENRMKNEGGFSLIEMIIAIMIYGIVLSVAIGFVAQQNKLFHLGMDRMTSLQNLRYALQSLETDIPTLGTNLPGNQPGLVYAGADILAFTGDYASNVPNDVFASYIDLGAPTGQVSVPTTSQTLPNTSFTWPDTLYRTNAGTRSPAELLMYWFSQDSTTTRTDDYVMYRQVNTADPEVVTRNVLAAEGSVPFFRYIRRIDYASQASTIDSIPDSQLPIRHIERFHAVAADTGASALTDSIRAVRVSFRTTNGVTTGNERIASVSRIIYMPNAGFGTTMTCGSEPILGTTLAAVPFDTGGGLYASRLTWNAATDETSGESDVARYVIYRQEWPIGTDWGDPYLSIPAGNSTYQYLDQSVEPGTVYRYALAAQDCTPSLSTLTASGDVTIPF